A window of the Paenibacillus woosongensis genome harbors these coding sequences:
- a CDS encoding response regulator transcription factor, with amino-acid sequence MRSRTILIVDDEPRSREGMKKILRVWAAGQYEILTASSGGAALQILEETPVELMITDIRMPEISGLALVSELRKKNMQRQPSVILVSGYAQFEYAQEALRLSVVDYLLKPIGRDKLIASVEDALKVVEEQEDIVYMRKMADPKLMAIRDEEAVLSDPIRKAMHYVEMHIEEAISQQEVAAHVHLNGSYFSSLFKEQCQMNFSEYVTRRKLQKAKELLLKTNLTIVEVACRTGYQRVKYFNKLFKEYEGMSPGQYRSIRNGVEAHIQ; translated from the coding sequence ATGAGGAGCCGAACGATCCTTATCGTCGACGATGAACCGAGATCGAGAGAAGGCATGAAGAAAATACTTAGAGTATGGGCAGCAGGCCAATATGAGATCCTCACGGCAAGCAGCGGTGGGGCCGCTTTGCAAATTCTTGAGGAGACTCCCGTGGAGCTGATGATAACGGACATTCGTATGCCGGAGATCAGTGGTCTTGCTTTAGTTAGCGAACTGAGGAAGAAAAATATGCAGCGTCAGCCATCTGTTATTCTCGTCTCCGGCTATGCCCAGTTTGAATACGCCCAGGAAGCGCTTCGTTTGTCCGTAGTGGATTATTTGTTAAAGCCGATCGGCCGTGACAAGCTGATTGCCTCTGTAGAGGATGCTCTGAAGGTCGTGGAAGAACAGGAAGATATCGTCTATATGCGGAAGATGGCCGATCCGAAATTGATGGCCATCAGGGATGAAGAAGCCGTATTAAGCGATCCGATCCGCAAGGCGATGCACTACGTGGAAATGCATATAGAGGAGGCGATCAGCCAGCAAGAAGTCGCTGCGCATGTACATCTGAACGGAAGCTATTTCAGCTCGCTATTCAAAGAACAATGCCAAATGAATTTTAGCGAATACGTCACCCGCAGAAAATTGCAGAAAGCGAAAGAGCTGCTGCTGAAAACGAATCTGACCATAGTGGAAGTCGCATGCCGTACCGGTTATCAGAGAGTCAAATATTTTAATAAGCTGTTCAAGGAATACGAGGGAATGAGTCCGGGCCAGTATCGATCCATTAGGAACGGAGTGGAAGCCCACATTCAATAA